The following proteins are co-located in the Bacteroidota bacterium genome:
- a CDS encoding helix-turn-helix transcriptional regulator → MGYLRNQELLEKIGLLIKQIRIEQGITQEEFYNDTNIHIGRIETGKANMTVSTLEAVCTYLKTDLKTFFNRLN, encoded by the coding sequence ATGGGTTACCTACGGAATCAAGAGTTACTGGAAAAAATCGGGTTATTGATAAAACAAATCCGAATAGAGCAGGGCATTACCCAAGAAGAATTTTATAACGATACTAATATCCATATTGGGAGAATAGAAACAGGGAAAGCAAATATGACTGTAAGTACCCTTGAAGCAGTGTGTACATACCTTAAAACTGACTTGAAAACATTTTTTAATAGGCTCAATTAG
- a CDS encoding ArdC family protein, with protein sequence MTTTTEKTQELKDTKEPRPIDQARERLKLLSLEVKDLVDDGTFETINDAIMETLYKSREHRTFNSFMGWKQQGKQVKKGEKAFLLWSKPKHVPKEPVTDELNEEADTDHANPTQEEYRFYGIAYLFSNAQVEDIPQPVNDNPEPEPQSKELEPLPYE encoded by the coding sequence ATGACAACCACGACAGAAAAAACACAGGAATTGAAAGATACCAAAGAACCCCGCCCCATAGACCAAGCGCGGGAACGGTTGAAACTATTAAGCCTTGAAGTGAAAGACCTAGTTGATGACGGCACGTTTGAAACTATAAACGACGCCATTATGGAAACCCTATACAAAAGCCGTGAACATAGAACCTTTAACAGCTTTATGGGATGGAAACAGCAAGGCAAGCAGGTGAAGAAAGGCGAAAAGGCATTTTTACTGTGGTCGAAGCCAAAGCACGTGCCTAAAGAACCTGTTACCGATGAACTAAACGAGGAAGCCGACACAGACCATGCGAACCCTACCCAAGAAGAGTATCGGTTTTATGGTATTGCGTACTTGTTTTCTAATGCGCAGGTGGAAGATATACCACAACCTGTAAATGACAACCCAGAACCTGAACCACAGAGCAAGGAGTTGGAACCCCTGCCTTATGAATAA